The following are from one region of the Magallana gigas chromosome 6, xbMagGiga1.1, whole genome shotgun sequence genome:
- the LOC105320895 gene encoding arrestin domain-containing protein 2, translating into MKNFNIYLNDSSAVYFPGQSIQGVVQFYVDSKINTTGVHIEFCGVTYVDFKEKQRNGQGESCYSSLENHCHNTVALASKDGSEFCLSTGTYQYLFTTQLPEELPTSFECDGGYTRYYLRAYIACSSQDEMSCILPVTVLTVFDLNESIYAMRSEEVDDLQLVGCCSKKCIKTKLKLTKSGYVPGERIQLDASCDNQTQQSLAQAYVNLVMNITLKTEKKDLVVQKIIRSWSVPVIPPQTHLSLDDLQLTVPPLPPSGSRYCNNIDIHYTLQFTVELSNDVCCTSSLSLIVGNVPLESCANQYTGNEGSNVAKVNNQQLPNEIQKRLLNSAGVPTHKYDDTSCVLVDTYFRSSDKDGEWHPEPLPGQPVKWRPSYLYYVNQISDT; encoded by the exons atgaaaaattttaatatatatctaaatGATTCCAGTGCTGTCTACTTTCCAGGCCAGAGCATCCAAGGTGTTGTGCAATTCTATGTGGATAGCAAGATTAATACGACAG GAGTACACATAGAGTTTTGTGGAGTAACTTACGtcgattttaaagaaaaacaaagaaatggaCAAGGAGAAAGTTGTTACAGTTCCCTGGAAAACCACTGTCACAATACAGTTGCACTTGCCTCTAAAG ATGGCTCTGAATTTTGTTTGTCCACTGGAACCTACCAATACCTATTTACCACGCAACTTCCGGAGGAGCTGCCGACATCCTTTGAGTGCGACGGTGGATACACTCGGTATTACTTACGAGCTTACATTGCATGCAGCTCACAGGATGAAATGAGCTGCATTCTACCAGTCACTGTTCTTACCGTTTTTGACCTAAATGAATCAATTTACGCAATG AGGTCCGAGGAAGTAGATGATCTGCAATTAGTTGGATGTTGTTCCAagaaatgtataaaaacaaaactaaaactaACTAAGTCTGGATACGTTCCGGGCGAAAGGATCCAATTGGACGCGTCTTGTGATAATCAGACACAACAATCTCTCGCTCAGGCGTATGTTAATCTTGTTATG AATATCACACTTAAGACAGAGAAGAAGGACCTCGTCGTACAGAAGATCATAAGGAGTTGGTCAGTGCCGGTAATCCCTCCCCAAACACACCTGTCCCTGGATGACCTCCAACTGACCGTCCCGCCCCTACCTCCCTCGGGATCCCGATATTGCAACAATATAGATATTCACTACACACTGCAA TTTACGGTTGAGCTGTCGAATGATGTCTGCTGTACGTCTTCTTTGAGTCTCATTGTTGGCAATGTACCGTTGGAAAGTTGTGCAAACCAATACACCGGAAATGAAGGTTCGAATGTCGCAAAAGTCAACAATCAACAGCTACCGAACGAAATTCAGAAACGACTGTTGAATAGTGCAG GCGTTCCAACACACAAGTATGATGACACGTCTTGTGTATTAGTGGACACTTATTTTCGATCAAGTGACAAAGATGGTGAATGGCATCCAGAACCTTTACCCGGCCAGCCAGTAAAATGGAGGCCTTCATACCTGTACTATGTCAACCAGATTTCCGATACTTGA